Proteins found in one Micromonospora sp. WMMD1082 genomic segment:
- a CDS encoding CHAT domain-containing protein, with the protein MAPPRAPAARSLAESALELVGRDPRAALALADAAAAAARRERDPGAGSTAHRAAGLALRELPDLAGAERRLRAAVTAGDRGGDEQAAALARMSLALVLLDRGRIRAALSAADRAAGVLRGLPAARLKSQRALILQRAGRLDEALAAFAEALPVLRRSGDALWEARALNNRGLLYGYRGALAAAEADLERARGLHAALGLAKFAADVDWNRGFVAGRRGDVPAALARFDAAEKALVGSGAVHPQLYVDRAEVLLGVGLAEQARDVLRRTITILRSGGQDADLAEGLVLLARAALDAGDPAEAATVARQARTRFARQGRAGWALQAGVIELRAAELAGAPAAGLLRTALARATALAAVGWRAAELDARLTAAAAATRLGRAELADDQLARASAARRAASLDVRTRAWYASAMRQVADGNRGRALAALRAGLTAVERRQAAVGATEFRVHVAAHGVRLAQLGLSLAIDGGDPRAVLRWAERVRARSLRLPPARPPADEELAAALAELRRLSAALLAAQLDGKESGGLALRQRAAEERVVRASRTAPGAWPAPVGPGPAPATLRAELGDAVLVEYVQHDGELLAVTLGPRGCRLHRLGPAAPVGSAVQEAHFGLRRLALGFGTSRGADQVRRATAAAAGALDAALVAPLAAVVADRPVVIVPTGALHAVPWGLLPDLAARPVRVAPSAAAWLRAATRPVPHPAGPVVLAAGPGLPAAHTEVVGVGRTYDRARVLVGDEASAAAVTSALDGAGLAHLAAHGRLRTDNPLFSALDFADGPLTVYDLERLGRAPRLVVLPACQSGTSAVRAGDELMGLATALLALGTRTVVAAVAPVHDVATSDLMESLHRRLRAGVPPESAVAAARAEVGPTGPAAWAAAASFSVFGA; encoded by the coding sequence GTGGCACCGCCGCGCGCGCCCGCGGCCCGGTCGTTGGCCGAGTCGGCCCTGGAACTGGTCGGCCGCGACCCGAGGGCGGCGCTGGCGCTCGCCGACGCGGCGGCCGCCGCCGCGCGGCGCGAACGCGACCCGGGGGCGGGCTCGACCGCGCACCGGGCGGCCGGGCTGGCCCTGCGCGAGCTGCCCGATCTGGCCGGGGCGGAACGGCGGCTGCGCGCCGCGGTCACCGCCGGCGACCGGGGCGGCGACGAGCAGGCGGCGGCGCTGGCCCGGATGAGTCTCGCACTGGTGCTGCTGGACCGTGGGCGCATCCGGGCCGCGCTCTCCGCCGCCGACCGGGCGGCCGGCGTGCTGCGCGGCCTGCCGGCGGCGCGGCTGAAGAGCCAGCGGGCGCTCATCCTGCAACGCGCGGGCCGGCTGGACGAGGCGCTGGCCGCCTTCGCGGAGGCGCTGCCGGTACTGCGCCGCTCGGGTGACGCGCTGTGGGAAGCCAGGGCGTTGAACAACCGGGGCCTGCTGTACGGCTACCGGGGCGCCCTCGCCGCCGCCGAGGCCGACCTGGAGCGGGCCCGGGGGTTGCATGCCGCCCTCGGGTTGGCGAAGTTCGCCGCCGACGTCGACTGGAACCGCGGCTTCGTGGCGGGCCGCCGGGGCGACGTGCCGGCGGCGCTGGCCCGGTTCGACGCGGCGGAGAAGGCCCTGGTGGGCAGCGGCGCGGTCCACCCGCAACTGTACGTCGACCGGGCCGAGGTGTTGCTCGGCGTCGGCCTGGCGGAACAGGCGCGGGACGTGTTGCGCCGTACCATCACGATCCTGCGCAGCGGCGGCCAGGACGCGGACCTCGCCGAGGGGTTGGTCCTGCTCGCCCGTGCCGCGTTGGACGCCGGCGACCCGGCGGAGGCGGCGACCGTCGCCCGGCAGGCCCGCACCCGCTTCGCCCGGCAGGGCCGGGCCGGCTGGGCACTACAGGCGGGCGTCATCGAACTGCGCGCGGCCGAGCTCGCCGGCGCGCCGGCCGCCGGGCTGTTGCGGACCGCGCTTGCCCGTGCCACCGCCCTGGCCGCCGTGGGCTGGCGCGCGGCCGAGTTGGACGCCCGCCTCACGGCCGCCGCGGCGGCGACCCGGCTCGGCCGCGCGGAACTGGCCGACGACCAGCTCGCCCGCGCGTCCGCCGCGCGCCGCGCCGCCTCCCTCGACGTGCGCACCCGCGCCTGGTACGCGAGCGCGATGCGGCAGGTCGCGGACGGCAACCGGGGCCGGGCACTGGCGGCCCTGCGCGCCGGGCTCACCGCCGTGGAGCGCCGGCAGGCGGCCGTCGGCGCCACCGAGTTCCGGGTGCACGTCGCCGCGCACGGGGTACGCCTGGCCCAGCTGGGGCTGTCGCTGGCGATCGACGGCGGCGATCCACGGGCGGTGCTGCGCTGGGCCGAGCGGGTGCGGGCCAGGTCCCTGCGGCTGCCGCCGGCGCGACCACCGGCGGACGAGGAGCTGGCCGCGGCCCTCGCCGAGCTGCGGCGCCTGTCGGCGGCGCTGCTCGCCGCCCAACTCGACGGGAAGGAGTCGGGTGGCCTGGCGCTGCGGCAGCGGGCCGCCGAGGAGCGGGTGGTCCGGGCCAGCAGGACCGCCCCCGGTGCCTGGCCCGCGCCGGTCGGGCCGGGGCCGGCGCCGGCCACGCTGCGCGCCGAGCTGGGGGACGCGGTCCTCGTCGAGTACGTCCAGCACGACGGCGAACTCCTCGCGGTGACCCTCGGCCCGCGCGGCTGCCGGCTGCATCGCCTCGGGCCGGCGGCACCGGTCGGCAGCGCCGTCCAGGAGGCGCACTTCGGTCTGCGGCGGCTCGCGCTCGGCTTCGGCACCTCCCGGGGCGCCGACCAGGTCCGGCGGGCGACCGCCGCTGCCGCGGGCGCGTTGGACGCCGCGCTGGTGGCGCCGCTCGCCGCCGTCGTGGCGGACCGGCCGGTCGTCATCGTGCCCACCGGGGCGCTGCACGCCGTGCCGTGGGGCCTGTTGCCCGATCTCGCGGCCCGTCCGGTGCGCGTGGCCCCATCGGCCGCGGCGTGGCTGCGGGCGGCGACCAGGCCCGTGCCGCACCCCGCCGGCCCGGTGGTGCTGGCCGCCGGGCCCGGTCTGCCGGCGGCCCACACCGAGGTCGTCGGGGTGGGCCGCACCTACGACCGGGCCCGGGTACTCGTCGGGGATGAGGCGTCGGCCGCGGCCGTGACCTCGGCGCTGGACGGTGCCGGCCTCGCGCATCTCGCGGCGCACGGGCGGCTGCGCACCGACAACCCACTCTTCTCCGCGTTGGACTTCGCCGACGGCCCGCTGACCGTCTACGACCTGGAGCGGCTGGGCCGGGCGCCCCGGCTGGTCGTCCTGCCGGCCTGCCAGTCGGGCACGTCGGCGGTGCGGGCCGGCGACGAGCTGATGGGCCTGGCGACCGCGCTGCTCGCGCTCGGCACCCGGACGGTGGTCGCCGCCGTCGCACCGGTGCACGACGTAGCGACCTCCGACCTGATGGAGTCACTGCACCGGCGGTTGCGGGCCGGCGTACCGCCCGAGTCGGCGGTGGCCGCCGCCCGCGCGGAGGTCGGCCCGACCGGGCCGGCGGCCTGGGCCGCGGCCGCCTCGTTCAGCGTGTTCGGAGCCTGA